Proteins from a genomic interval of Schistosoma mansoni strain Puerto Rico chromosome 2, complete genome:
- a CDS encoding taspase-1 (T02 family), with protein MACVVVHAGAGYHSKSKEKKYNKLCSEACSLAGRLLSVDHKSAIDAVEAAVAYLEDCPLTNAGIGSNLSINGYVECDAGIMSGSTLQFAGIGAVRNMKNPVKVARLLLQSQIDHPVGELGRVPPSVLVGDGAHVWAASKGYSVDNSDLVTKHSRVSWEKYKSWLFNGNEMNATTRDPHFNHHENVPELKRSRVHRFDTVGAVCIDIEGKIAAASSSGGIAMKYEGRLGQACTYGCGCWAEELSSFSSIGVVTSGTGEQLIRTQLAQRSAERFNGDSISVSEIVHSSLTDGFLNSKYLSCDMEKFAGVAGVYANFERIDFPNVEVFFGHSTRSMSVGHYLPSIMKKPSVHVSRKQIDKPTYIEVYAYTI; from the coding sequence ATGGCATGTGTCGTCGTACACGCTGGTGCCGGATATCACTCTAAATCGAAAgaaaagaaatataataaattgtGTTCTGAGGCCTGCTCATTGGCTGGAAGACTTTTGTCAGTTGATCACAAAAGTGCCATCGACGCGGTGGAAGCAGCTGTAGCGTATTTAGAAGACTGTCCATTAACCAATGCAGGAATCGGCAGTAATCTGAGTATTAATGGCTATGTGGAATGTGATGCGGGAATAATGAGTGGTTCTACCCTTCAGTTTGCCGGGATTGGAGCTGTTCGTAATATGAAGAATCCTGTAAAGGTTGCAAGGCTTCTGTTACAGTCACAAATTGACCACCCTGTGGGTGAGTTAGGACGCGTTCCTCCATCTGTACTTGTTGGTGATGGTGCTCATGTGTGGGCTGCGTCAAAAGGATATTCTGTTGATAATAGTGATCTCGTCACAAAACATTCACGGGTTTCATGGGAAAAATACAAAAGTTGGTTATTTAATGGGAACGAAATGAATGCAACTACAAGGGATCCTCATTTTAATCATCATGAAAATGTTCCTGAGTTGAAAAGGTCTCGTGTCCATAGATTTGATACTGTAGGTGCTGTTTGTATTGATATAGAAGGGAAGATTGCTGCAGCATCTTCTAGTGGTGGTATTGCAATGAAGTATGAAGGTCGTCTAGGTCAAGCGTGTACATATGGCTGTGGTTGTTGGGCAGAAGAACTCAGTTCATTTTCTAGTATTGGGGTTGTTACTTCAGGTACTGGTGAACAACTTATAAGAACTCAACTTGCTCAGCGTTCTGCAGAACGTTTTAATGGTGACTCTATTTCCGTTTCCGAAATAGTCCACTCATCTCTCACTGATGGGTTTTTAAATTCTAAGTATCTTTCCTGTGATATGGAGAAATTTGCTGGAGTTGCTGGAGTTTACGCTAATTTTGAACGAATTGACTTTCCTAATGTGGAGGTGTTTTTTGGACACTCAACACGATCGATGAGTGTTGGCCACTACCTACCGAGTATTATGAAAAAGCCATCTGTCCATGTATCACGCAAGCAAATTGATAAACCTACCTATATAGAAGTCTACGCATATACCATATAG